A genomic window from Winogradskyella sp. J14-2 includes:
- a CDS encoding gliding motility-associated C-terminal domain-containing protein: protein MPQTTKLNKLLISFCLVVSLLSLKQVEAQLVIGQPNLGFTQACASDAFNTYSVTFVFSPASALNPSNQFSVELSDADGSFSNAEVIYTSSTGSVTTSPATIDFSIPQTTSGENYRIRVKSSSPVATSTPSVPFAAYYKLQDSPFTINNLVSTGAYCTGGNYLLTIDNPGTANNDSPLNYPSLTFNWFKETGPTTSVFVAEGSSLLVDEEGTYFVETNYGTCTSNSFSNRVTISEVSTSGEADVTIASSLGNPYCPEQGLTTLSTVGGNSYQWFKDGVEIANATNQMYQTNESGTFSVQVDLGDCSAFGSIDLVSELFNSAINVEDVNQILEDETLTIEITTDAVSPEFTWYLNDEVITEATENTYEASEIGNYSVIITETVGCNGSRTYDFVIERGVEPFPDVSNIPNVISPNGDFINDTWVIPLEYTTGTNTEVIILNEQGRVVFQTLDYQNNWPQDNLNLTSVNQVFYYIITPVEGNVKKGSITIVK, encoded by the coding sequence ATGCCTCAAACTACTAAACTAAATAAGTTGCTTATATCGTTCTGCCTAGTTGTATCTCTGCTTTCATTAAAACAAGTTGAGGCACAGTTGGTCATTGGTCAGCCTAATTTAGGCTTTACCCAAGCATGTGCTAGTGATGCTTTTAATACCTATAGCGTTACATTTGTATTTTCACCAGCGTCTGCTCTAAATCCTTCAAATCAGTTCTCTGTTGAGCTATCTGATGCAGATGGAAGCTTCTCTAACGCAGAAGTTATTTATACGTCTTCAACAGGATCGGTCACTACATCACCTGCAACAATAGACTTTTCAATTCCTCAAACTACTTCTGGCGAAAATTATAGAATTAGAGTTAAAAGTAGTTCTCCTGTTGCAACGAGTACACCTTCTGTGCCTTTTGCTGCGTATTATAAGCTTCAAGATTCACCTTTTACAATAAATAATTTAGTTTCAACTGGTGCTTATTGTACGGGTGGAAATTACTTGTTAACCATTGACAATCCTGGCACAGCTAATAATGATTCCCCTCTCAATTATCCTTCTTTAACATTCAATTGGTTTAAGGAAACTGGTCCAACGACCTCAGTTTTTGTGGCAGAAGGATCTTCGCTATTGGTTGATGAAGAAGGAACTTACTTTGTAGAAACAAATTATGGGACATGTACATCTAACTCATTTTCAAACAGAGTAACAATAAGCGAGGTTAGTACATCTGGCGAAGCCGATGTTACCATAGCATCGAGTTTAGGAAACCCGTATTGTCCAGAACAAGGACTTACAACATTAAGTACAGTTGGTGGCAATAGTTACCAATGGTTTAAAGATGGTGTTGAAATAGCAAATGCTACAAATCAAATGTACCAAACTAACGAGTCTGGTACGTTTTCAGTTCAGGTAGATTTGGGTGATTGCTCAGCATTTGGCAGTATAGACTTAGTTAGTGAGCTTTTTAATAGTGCAATAAATGTAGAGGACGTTAATCAAATTCTAGAGGACGAAACCTTAACTATTGAAATTACAACAGATGCAGTTAGTCCAGAATTTACATGGTATTTAAACGATGAAGTTATCACAGAAGCAACTGAAAATACATACGAAGCTTCAGAGATAGGAAACTACAGTGTAATAATTACTGAAACCGTAGGTTGTAATGGTTCCAGAACTTACGATTTTGTTATAGAACGAGGTGTTGAGCCTTTTCCAGATGTATCAAATATCCCAAATGTTATAAGCCCTAATGGAGATTTTATTAATGATACTTGGGTTATTCCACTAGAATATACAACTGGAACAAATACGGAGGTAATAATACTAAACGAACAAGGCAGAGTCGTTTTTCAAACATTAGATTATCAAAATAATTGGCCACAAGATAATTTAAACCTTACAAGTGTTAATCAAGTGTTCTACTACATTATAACACCTGTAGAAGGTAATGTAAAAAAAGGATCAATAACCATAGTAAAGTAG
- a CDS encoding PorP/SprF family type IX secretion system membrane protein, giving the protein MAFSQQDDGVVSFDLPIRNSLVFNRYNINPTFTFVREQNKYISFNNKRQWVQFDNAPEMFLGSFSGRFAENIGAGVAAFQQNYGVLTTFGGLLNFAYNVKLNTNSNLTFGLNSAAYKSGVNTSNIVVNFDDPSLQNVPENFLLTVNPGINYGTEFLDFGVSINNLVLYNFETSSLIEEDPKQSIKAHAMHTGFFDGRGFFKDTKFSAILMSEFRNDETIISGLAMINVPKGIWLQVGYNNRYGVSGGIGLNVTKNIALEYNIEKSIGELVEFGSSHEVTLAYRFITRKKLDYNGDEEVSGLFTKKRNKPTVQASDEELAGIRERAAERRAQTKLDRETEEKVKKDAEANAIAEAKAKAKQLAEEKAEREAKAKIAREEAERKAQKEAEAKAKLVEEQKVREEIYKREKKLAEERSKEQAKQLAEQKAREKAVENARLLAQQQANEEAERKAQEEADAKAKLLAEQKAKEEAEAKARAQQLAEQKAREEAAEKARLLAEKQAKEEAERKAQEEADAKAKLLAEQKAKEEAETRAKAQQLAEQKTREEAAEKARLLAEQQAKEEANAKEELVENPKDDIGKTIASLTKDAESSSEQQNKLLQEFEKIVNIKDEDLQDLKEENDLSDQGIAVKPKPFKSVTAENNKLNAIKSDLDEVIKSQTEKIDSLNSLYEERYKTTKLDEVNLFYRKKIEDLKLKQAEAKTLRIQLNNRLEIIKEATEFEKRRRIKRAAYDNDQDRYAQDRTMLQNIKRTTKPAETPYTSDDFDFGEAQSENIQILKNVKNTESGYYLIIAVHSDINKRNDFLTKVIASGRANVDFFYDVNTSKYYIYYSKFDSISAANKAMEDKGNKPYNEKMSLIKIEN; this is encoded by the coding sequence ATGGCATTTTCGCAACAAGATGACGGAGTTGTTTCTTTTGATTTACCAATAAGAAACTCTTTGGTTTTTAACCGTTACAACATCAACCCTACCTTTACGTTTGTTAGAGAGCAAAACAAATACATTAGTTTTAATAATAAAAGACAGTGGGTTCAGTTTGATAATGCTCCAGAAATGTTCTTAGGAAGTTTCTCAGGTCGTTTTGCTGAAAATATTGGTGCTGGTGTTGCTGCATTTCAACAAAACTATGGTGTTTTAACCACTTTTGGTGGTCTTTTAAACTTTGCTTACAACGTTAAATTAAATACCAATAGTAATTTAACTTTTGGTCTTAATTCGGCTGCCTATAAAAGTGGAGTTAACACATCTAATATTGTAGTAAATTTCGACGACCCATCGTTACAGAATGTTCCTGAAAACTTTTTACTAACTGTAAATCCAGGTATTAACTACGGAACAGAGTTTTTAGATTTTGGTGTATCCATTAACAATCTGGTATTATATAATTTTGAAACGTCTTCACTTATAGAAGAAGATCCTAAACAAAGTATAAAAGCCCATGCAATGCACACAGGCTTTTTTGATGGTCGCGGCTTCTTTAAGGACACCAAGTTCTCTGCAATCTTGATGTCTGAATTTAGAAATGACGAAACCATCATATCTGGATTAGCAATGATAAATGTCCCTAAAGGTATTTGGTTGCAGGTAGGATATAATAATCGCTATGGTGTATCTGGTGGAATAGGTCTCAATGTTACAAAAAACATCGCCCTAGAGTATAATATTGAAAAGTCTATTGGTGAGTTAGTGGAGTTTGGATCCTCACATGAGGTTACTTTGGCATACAGATTTATTACCAGAAAGAAGTTAGACTATAATGGCGACGAAGAAGTTAGTGGGTTGTTTACTAAAAAACGAAATAAACCTACAGTGCAAGCCTCTGATGAAGAATTGGCAGGTATAAGAGAACGTGCTGCTGAGCGTAGAGCGCAAACCAAATTAGACAGAGAAACTGAAGAAAAAGTCAAGAAAGATGCTGAGGCTAATGCCATTGCAGAAGCTAAAGCAAAGGCAAAACAACTTGCAGAAGAAAAAGCTGAACGTGAGGCTAAAGCAAAAATAGCTCGTGAAGAAGCTGAAAGAAAAGCACAAAAGGAGGCTGAAGCTAAAGCAAAGTTAGTGGAAGAACAAAAAGTTAGAGAAGAAATTTATAAACGTGAAAAGAAACTGGCTGAAGAACGTTCTAAAGAACAAGCAAAACAATTAGCGGAACAGAAAGCGCGTGAAAAAGCTGTTGAAAACGCTAGATTACTGGCCCAGCAACAAGCCAATGAAGAAGCCGAAAGAAAAGCACAGGAAGAAGCTGATGCTAAAGCAAAACTACTGGCAGAACAAAAAGCCAAAGAGGAAGCCGAAGCCAAAGCTCGAGCACAACAACTAGCGGAACAGAAAGCTCGTGAAGAAGCTGCTGAAAAAGCAAGATTGTTAGCTGAGAAACAAGCCAAAGAAGAAGCCGAAAGAAAAGCGCAGGAAGAGGCCGACGCTAAAGCAAAGTTACTGGCAGAGCAAAAGGCTAAAGAGGAAGCTGAAACAAGAGCTAAGGCACAACAGTTAGCGGAACAGAAAACGCGTGAAGAAGCTGCTGAAAAAGCTAGGTTACTAGCTGAGCAACAAGCTAAGGAAGAAGCGAATGCAAAAGAGGAATTAGTAGAAAATCCAAAAGATGACATAGGTAAAACTATTGCTTCGCTGACTAAAGATGCTGAATCATCTAGTGAACAGCAAAATAAACTTCTTCAAGAATTTGAAAAGATTGTTAATATAAAAGACGAAGATTTACAGGATTTAAAAGAAGAAAATGATTTAAGTGACCAAGGAATAGCTGTTAAGCCAAAACCATTTAAAAGTGTAACCGCTGAAAACAACAAACTTAATGCTATAAAGTCTGATTTAGATGAAGTCATTAAATCTCAAACTGAGAAAATAGATTCTTTAAATTCACTTTATGAAGAACGTTATAAAACAACAAAGCTTGATGAAGTCAATCTATTCTATAGAAAGAAAATAGAAGATTTAAAACTTAAACAAGCCGAAGCCAAAACGTTAAGAATTCAACTCAACAATAGATTAGAAATTATTAAAGAAGCAACAGAGTTTGAAAAAAGAAGACGAATTAAGCGTGCCGCCTATGATAATGACCAGGATAGATATGCGCAAGATAGAACGATGCTTCAAAATATAAAACGTACAACAAAACCTGCAGAAACACCATATACTTCTGATGATTTTGACTTTGGAGAAGCGCAAAGCGAAAATATTCAGATTTTAAAGAATGTTAAAAACACAGAAAGTGGTTACTACCTAATCATTGCTGTACATAGTGATATAAATAAGAGAAACGATTTTTTAACTAAAGTAATAGCTTCGGGTCGCGCTAATGTAGATTTCTTCTACGATGTCAACACGAGTAAATACTACATTTACTACAGTAAGTTTGATAGTATAAGTGCTGCCAATAAGGCTATGGAAGACAAAGGAAATAAACCATACAATGAAAAAATGTCCCTCATAAAAATTGAAAATTAA